In Thermotomaculum hydrothermale, a single genomic region encodes these proteins:
- a CDS encoding acyl-CoA dehydrogenase family protein has translation MRNYPDFLKIEDLLTEEERLVYDTVHDFVSNEVKPIIADYFERGEFPIHLVKQLGELGFLGSTLSEYGGAGLSNVAYGLINQELERGDSGLRSFVSVQSSLVIYPIYEFGSEEQKKKYLPGLIDGNLIGCFGLTEPDFGSNPGGMKTYAVKKGDKWILNGTKMWITNASIADIAVVWAKTEEGIQGFIVEKDMPGFSAPEIKHKLSLRASVTGELIFEDVEVPEGNRLPLAKGLKYPLMCLTQARYGIGWGALGAAIDCYLTAVDYAKTRIQFDVPIARFQLVQKKLADMLTEITKAQLLALQVGRLKDSGKYSHYMISMLKMNNVRMALDIARTARDILGANGISLEYPVIRHMVNLESVKTYEGTEDIHTLILGQYITGFQAFSLLK, from the coding sequence ATGAGAAATTACCCCGATTTTTTAAAGATTGAAGACTTATTAACCGAAGAAGAAAGGCTTGTTTATGATACAGTCCATGATTTTGTAAGCAATGAGGTTAAGCCAATAATTGCTGATTACTTTGAGAGGGGGGAATTCCCTATTCACCTTGTAAAACAGCTTGGAGAACTTGGTTTTTTAGGCAGCACTTTGAGTGAATATGGTGGTGCAGGGCTTTCAAATGTTGCCTATGGGTTGATAAATCAGGAATTAGAAAGGGGAGACAGCGGATTAAGGAGTTTTGTTTCAGTCCAATCCTCCCTTGTGATTTATCCGATTTATGAATTTGGTTCAGAAGAGCAGAAAAAGAAATATCTACCTGGATTGATAGACGGTAATTTAATAGGTTGTTTTGGTCTAACTGAACCAGATTTTGGTTCAAACCCTGGGGGGATGAAAACATATGCTGTCAAAAAGGGTGATAAATGGATTTTAAACGGTACAAAGATGTGGATAACAAATGCTTCAATTGCAGATATAGCAGTCGTGTGGGCGAAAACTGAAGAAGGTATCCAGGGCTTTATTGTTGAAAAAGATATGCCTGGTTTTTCTGCGCCAGAGATTAAGCATAAATTAAGTTTAAGGGCTTCTGTTACAGGAGAGTTAATATTTGAGGATGTTGAAGTACCTGAGGGAAATAGATTGCCTTTAGCTAAAGGATTGAAGTACCCTTTAATGTGTTTAACCCAGGCAAGGTATGGAATAGGCTGGGGTGCATTAGGTGCGGCAATTGACTGTTATCTAACTGCGGTTGATTATGCGAAGACAAGAATTCAGTTTGATGTTCCTATTGCAAGGTTTCAACTTGTGCAGAAAAAGCTTGCAGATATGCTCACAGAAATTACAAAGGCACAATTGCTTGCCTTGCAGGTTGGAAGGTTAAAAGATAGTGGGAAATACTCCCATTATATGATTTCTATGCTTAAAATGAACAATGTTAGAATGGCACTGGATATTGCAAGAACAGCGAGGGATATTCTTGGAGCAAACGGAATTTCCCTTGAATATCCGGTTATAAGACATATGGTTAACCTTGAATCTGTAAAAACATATGAGGGGACAGAGGATATTCACACCCTGATTTTAGGGCAATACATTACAGGATTTCAGGCTTTCAGCCTTCTAAAATAA
- a CDS encoding outer membrane protein assembly factor BamD, with amino-acid sequence MKKIIIGLLVFILLFFNACKSAKEANIERAKKISVSKVYLDGMEYLLNKNYSSARDYFEVIIDNATQSEYFPYAKLAYADALFFDVSKGPIEALPEYQSFIVYFPKHKETPYAQFMVAMCYFVQINGPDRDQTYVDQAMAEFEKLKSNYPDSKYAQMADKYIDYCWKIKAQHEYLVGVFYYKVKGYKAAADRLRGLIENYDPKYYDKEKAYYYFARSLMYETKFDEAARYFRKLLKEFPNTIYRDSVKEQLDYIESGKAEKELKERKKKIEEKYKKELEKRIKKAKGKKKKSKKKKEKAEDK; translated from the coding sequence ATGAAAAAAATTATTATAGGGCTTTTAGTATTTATCCTGTTATTTTTTAATGCCTGTAAATCGGCGAAAGAAGCCAATATTGAAAGGGCGAAAAAGATTTCAGTTTCCAAAGTATATTTAGATGGGATGGAGTATCTATTAAACAAAAATTATTCCTCTGCAAGGGATTATTTTGAAGTAATAATAGACAATGCTACCCAGTCTGAGTATTTTCCATATGCAAAATTGGCATATGCAGATGCTTTATTCTTTGATGTTTCAAAAGGCCCTATTGAGGCTTTGCCGGAATACCAGTCTTTTATTGTTTATTTCCCTAAACACAAGGAAACTCCATATGCTCAATTTATGGTGGCAATGTGTTACTTTGTTCAGATAAATGGTCCTGATAGAGACCAGACTTATGTTGATCAGGCAATGGCTGAATTTGAAAAACTTAAATCAAATTACCCAGATTCAAAGTATGCCCAGATGGCTGACAAATATATTGATTATTGCTGGAAAATAAAAGCACAGCACGAATACCTTGTTGGTGTTTTTTATTACAAGGTTAAAGGATACAAAGCGGCAGCTGATAGATTAAGGGGGCTTATTGAAAATTATGACCCGAAGTATTATGACAAAGAAAAGGCTTACTATTATTTTGCAAGAAGTTTAATGTATGAAACGAAATTTGACGAGGCTGCAAGGTATTTTAGAAAATTGTTGAAGGAATTTCCCAATACAATTTATAGAGATTCAGTAAAGGAACAACTTGATTATATTGAAAGCGGTAAGGCAGAAAAAGAATTAAAAGAAAGAAAGAAGAAAATTGAAGAAAAGTATAAAAAAGAATTGGAAAAAAGAATTAAAAAAGCAAAAGGGAAGAAAAAAAAGTCTAAAAAGAAGAAAGAAAAAGCGGAGGATAAATGA
- the rpe gene encoding ribulose-phosphate 3-epimerase — translation MKEIAPSILSADFCNLGEQLKALKKEGMEFVHIDVMDGHFVPNITIGPLVCNSIKKNFPDLKLDVHLMIENPMRYIDAFAESNPYIIYFHLEAERHADRLINYIKSKGVKAGISINPATPVSLLEHVLPIVDSVLVMSVNPGFGGQSFIPYTLNKIKLLNNIRRAQNYNFFIAVDGGVNSENIEEISRLGCNLFIAGSSVFKGNIVENFKKLNKTVKGKI, via the coding sequence ATGAAAGAGATAGCGCCTTCAATTTTATCAGCAGATTTTTGTAATTTAGGAGAGCAACTAAAAGCTTTAAAAAAAGAGGGGATGGAATTTGTTCACATTGATGTTATGGATGGACACTTTGTCCCAAACATAACCATAGGGCCTCTTGTTTGTAACTCTATTAAAAAGAATTTTCCTGATTTAAAGTTAGATGTTCACCTTATGATTGAAAATCCAATGAGGTATATTGATGCATTTGCAGAGTCTAATCCATACATTATTTATTTTCACCTTGAAGCAGAAAGGCATGCTGACAGATTAATTAACTATATAAAATCAAAAGGAGTGAAAGCAGGAATTTCCATTAACCCTGCAACTCCAGTGAGCCTTTTAGAGCATGTTTTGCCCATAGTTGATAGTGTGTTGGTAATGAGTGTTAACCCGGGATTTGGAGGGCAAAGTTTTATTCCCTATACTTTAAACAAAATAAAATTACTTAACAACATTAGAAGAGCACAGAATTACAATTTTTTTATTGCAGTTGATGGGGGGGTTAACTCAGAGAACATTGAAGAAATTTCAAGATTAGGCTGTAATTTGTTTATTGCCGGTTCTTCTGTTTTTAAAGGAAATATTGTGGAAAATTTTAAAAAATTAAATAAAACCGTTAAGGGGAAAATATGA
- a CDS encoding PASTA domain-containing protein: protein MKKLLLYLLIITIGGFISFLSFWFTLRREVRGEIVKTPSVIGKSIDDAKKELAKYNLFLKVNTNRRVFSDYIEKGDIAIQIPEPGKVIKKGRKIEVIISKGSRRGDVPDVVGLSIEEASRKINMHGLKVSKIASVYSDKPEGIVIAQSPESGVSGIFNDKVKLLVSKGKKPKYYKVPDLRYKPLIQVEKILKKAGIQYVVKTFANQIRDERILFVKEQYPLPGYILPSDKILTLKVVMRENL, encoded by the coding sequence ATGAAAAAGCTATTGCTTTACCTTTTAATAATTACAATAGGCGGTTTTATATCATTTTTAAGCTTCTGGTTTACTCTACGCCGTGAAGTAAGAGGGGAAATAGTAAAAACCCCTTCAGTTATAGGAAAATCGATTGATGATGCAAAAAAAGAGCTTGCAAAATACAATTTGTTTTTAAAGGTGAATACAAATAGAAGGGTTTTTTCCGATTATATTGAAAAGGGGGATATCGCAATCCAAATCCCTGAACCGGGAAAAGTTATTAAAAAAGGCAGGAAAATAGAGGTGATTATCAGTAAAGGTTCAAGAAGGGGAGATGTTCCAGATGTTGTTGGGTTATCTATTGAGGAAGCTTCAAGAAAGATAAATATGCACGGATTAAAGGTAAGTAAAATTGCAAGTGTTTACAGTGATAAACCAGAGGGAATTGTTATTGCTCAGTCTCCTGAAAGCGGAGTTTCCGGTATCTTTAATGACAAGGTAAAGCTCCTTGTTAGCAAAGGTAAAAAACCTAAGTATTATAAAGTTCCTGATTTAAGGTATAAACCTTTAATTCAGGTGGAGAAAATTTTGAAGAAAGCTGGTATCCAATATGTTGTTAAAACATTTGCAAATCAAATAAGGGATGAGAGAATTCTGTTTGTTAAAGAGCAGTATCCTCTGCCAGGGTATATATTGCCTTCCGATAAAATATTAACCTTAAAAGTTGTAATGAGGGAAAACTTATGA
- a CDS encoding ABC transporter substrate-binding protein — protein MKKIFFLLLIFLFFPISCRYGGKTPPNTLVVLVDGYPQTFDPRMGIDLSSQRIYQLVYNGLFVRDEKGELKPDLVESYYFKHNSVFRFKLRKGIYFHNGDELKVEDVFYTVKSLIEKGSLKSAPFLEIGEMKKIDDYSGELVLKRKDPSFLINLCDGAFGVVSRKDGVSGTGAYIIVKKDKGKNILLKGFDNYFKGKPKTEFVLLKTVKDSTTRTFEILNKSADIVFDSIPYENLKLFKKGDYRIYRGISNSVEYIAFNFKDKILSDRKVRQAICMAIDRDRAIKYLFYGYAVKASSMIAPPNFYHFEGNQCVSSIKQANRILDSAGYKIKKDGYRFSLEFLSTTSFLSRLKAVYVQDRLKKIGIKVDIVSMDFGTFFDLLSKGKFQMYSARWVGISDPDIYRMVFYSKMIPPKGWNRGFYKNEEVDRLVESIPNLEKKEERRKVYKKINSFILSDYAYIFLWHPENLIITLKNVENLIVTPSKSFAYLYLVEKR, from the coding sequence ATGAAAAAGATATTTTTTTTGCTTTTAATATTTTTGTTTTTCCCTATTTCCTGCAGATACGGCGGGAAAACTCCCCCAAATACCCTTGTTGTTCTTGTTGACGGTTATCCCCAAACCTTTGACCCGAGGATGGGAATAGATTTATCCTCTCAAAGGATCTACCAGCTTGTTTACAACGGCCTCTTTGTCAGGGATGAAAAGGGAGAGTTAAAGCCAGACCTTGTTGAGTCGTACTATTTTAAGCACAATAGTGTTTTCAGGTTTAAATTAAGAAAGGGGATTTATTTTCACAACGGAGATGAGTTAAAGGTTGAAGATGTGTTTTATACTGTTAAATCTCTAATTGAAAAAGGTTCTTTAAAGTCTGCCCCATTTCTTGAAATAGGTGAGATGAAAAAAATTGATGATTATTCAGGCGAGCTTGTTTTAAAAAGGAAAGACCCTTCTTTTTTAATAAACCTTTGCGACGGCGCTTTTGGAGTGGTTAGCAGAAAAGACGGGGTTTCTGGAACAGGTGCATATATTATTGTAAAAAAGGATAAGGGAAAAAATATTTTATTAAAAGGGTTTGATAATTATTTCAAGGGAAAACCAAAAACAGAGTTTGTCCTTTTAAAAACAGTGAAAGACTCAACAACAAGAACATTTGAGATATTAAACAAATCTGCGGATATTGTCTTTGATTCCATACCTTACGAAAATTTAAAACTATTCAAAAAAGGAGATTACAGAATTTACAGGGGGATTAGTAATTCTGTTGAATACATTGCCTTTAATTTTAAAGATAAAATTCTTTCAGATAGAAAAGTTAGGCAGGCAATTTGTATGGCAATAGACAGGGATAGAGCAATAAAATATCTGTTTTACGGTTATGCAGTTAAGGCTTCATCTATGATAGCACCACCTAATTTTTATCACTTTGAGGGGAACCAATGTGTTTCTTCAATAAAACAGGCAAACAGAATCCTTGATTCTGCCGGATACAAAATAAAAAAAGATGGATACAGGTTTTCCCTGGAATTTCTTTCCACAACCTCTTTTCTTTCAAGGCTTAAAGCAGTTTATGTTCAGGATAGGTTAAAAAAAATAGGCATAAAAGTTGATATTGTTTCAATGGATTTTGGCACATTCTTTGACCTTCTTTCAAAGGGTAAGTTTCAAATGTATTCGGCAAGGTGGGTGGGTATATCAGACCCTGATATTTATAGAATGGTTTTTTATTCAAAAATGATTCCACCAAAAGGCTGGAACAGGGGATTTTATAAAAATGAAGAGGTGGATAGACTGGTTGAAAGCATTCCGAATCTTGAAAAAAAAGAAGAGAGAAGAAAGGTTTATAAAAAAATAAATTCTTTTATTTTAAGCGATTATGCTTACATTTTTCTATGGCATCCTGAAAATTTAATAATAACCTTAAAAAATGTTGAAAATTTAATTGTAACCCCCTCAAAGAGCTTTGCTTACCTTTATCTTGTTGAAAAAAGATAG
- the acpS gene encoding holo-ACP synthase translates to MDIEIGTDIVSIKRIEKSFNKFGDKFVKRILTEREIREYSKRKDRLQFIASRFAAKEAVYKAYNLSPFSWHRIEILKNGEIPVIYIDGKEKENIKISLSHEKEYVVAFCVRIK, encoded by the coding sequence ATGGATATTGAAATAGGAACAGATATTGTTTCAATAAAACGAATTGAAAAATCATTTAATAAATTTGGTGATAAATTTGTTAAAAGGATTTTAACTGAAAGGGAGATTAGAGAATACTCAAAAAGGAAAGATAGATTACAATTTATTGCATCAAGGTTTGCTGCAAAGGAAGCTGTTTATAAGGCTTACAATCTTTCCCCTTTTTCCTGGCACAGGATTGAAATTTTAAAAAATGGTGAAATTCCCGTTATCTATATTGATGGAAAAGAGAAGGAAAACATAAAGATTTCACTATCCCACGAAAAAGAGTATGTTGTTGCCTTTTGTGTGAGAATAAAATAA
- the rplI gene encoding 50S ribosomal protein L9 — MEVILRENVEGLGKRGDVVRVKDGYARNYLIPRKLAVPVTEGNIKQIELEKKNWALKHQKEIEAAEAVKDIIEKITITVTKKAGENNQLFGSVTAQDIADALAKEKVEIDKKKIELPEQIKELGTFPVKIKIHPEVVVETKVYVVSE, encoded by the coding sequence ATGGAAGTTATTTTGAGAGAAAACGTAGAGGGACTGGGCAAAAGAGGAGATGTGGTAAGAGTGAAAGACGGATATGCGAGAAATTACCTTATCCCGAGAAAGCTTGCAGTCCCTGTTACAGAGGGAAATATTAAACAGATTGAACTTGAGAAGAAGAACTGGGCTTTAAAGCATCAGAAAGAGATTGAAGCGGCTGAAGCGGTTAAGGATATTATTGAAAAGATTACAATTACTGTTACAAAAAAGGCTGGCGAAAACAATCAACTATTTGGCTCTGTGACTGCACAGGATATAGCAGATGCCCTTGCTAAGGAAAAGGTTGAGATAGATAAGAAAAAAATTGAATTGCCTGAGCAGATTAAAGAGTTAGGTACATTCCCTGTTAAAATAAAAATTCATCCAGAAGTTGTTGTTGAAACAAAGGTTTACGTGGTAAGCGAATAA
- a CDS encoding aminoacyl-tRNA deacylase, translating to MKTRGIEFLEKNRVEHKVFTYDHKVKGAEFAAEQTGIELERMIKTLVVCDVRGKDFYFVLMPGDKSVDMKKLAKCLGKKKMRMSTVQEAQKLTNYLVGGISPFGAKTKLPVVMEKSLEQFEKVGINGGGRGIIVEISLNDLKSLLNPEVCEVAKS from the coding sequence ATGAAAACAAGGGGAATTGAGTTTTTAGAAAAAAACAGAGTTGAACATAAGGTTTTTACATACGACCATAAGGTTAAGGGTGCAGAATTTGCAGCAGAACAAACAGGGATTGAGCTTGAGAGAATGATAAAAACACTTGTCGTCTGTGATGTTAGGGGGAAAGACTTCTATTTTGTTTTAATGCCGGGAGATAAAAGCGTTGATATGAAAAAGTTAGCAAAGTGTCTTGGAAAAAAAAAGATGAGAATGTCAACTGTTCAGGAGGCTCAAAAACTTACTAATTACCTTGTAGGTGGGATCAGCCCCTTTGGGGCTAAAACAAAATTACCGGTTGTTATGGAAAAATCCCTTGAACAATTTGAAAAAGTTGGAATAAACGGTGGTGGGAGAGGGATAATTGTTGAAATCTCTCTAAATGACTTAAAATCTTTACTAAATCCTGAAGTTTGTGAAGTGGCAAAATCTTAA